From the Exiguobacterium aurantiacum genome, one window contains:
- a CDS encoding sugar nucleotide-binding protein — MKAILTGMNGTVAPVVAETLQQHGIDPVAWDRTKVSTSDEAEMRAFIESVRPTYFLHIGMGAVEWADTLARLCGEYKIPFLFTSTVSVFSDDVTGPITPDTPPDATDEYGAYKRACEETIARTNPGAQIVRLGWQIGDGPGSNNMMDYFENEMKRQGVIVASTHWYPSCSFLKDTADALFEILTKRGPGLYQLNGNPSHSFYDIALGLKELHDTSWQIERADEPKRDNRMVDTNITIQPITKRLALHTK; from the coding sequence ATGAAAGCAATTTTGACAGGCATGAACGGGACCGTCGCCCCTGTCGTCGCCGAGACGCTACAACAACATGGCATCGATCCGGTCGCCTGGGACCGAACGAAAGTGTCCACATCAGACGAGGCCGAAATGCGAGCCTTCATCGAATCGGTCCGACCGACTTATTTTCTTCACATCGGCATGGGTGCCGTCGAATGGGCCGATACGCTCGCTCGTCTATGCGGGGAGTACAAGATCCCATTTCTCTTCACGAGCACCGTCTCCGTCTTTTCCGACGACGTGACCGGACCGATCACCCCGGACACACCACCTGATGCAACGGACGAATATGGCGCCTATAAACGGGCGTGTGAAGAAACAATCGCCCGGACCAATCCAGGTGCCCAAATCGTCCGCCTCGGTTGGCAGATTGGAGATGGCCCGGGTTCGAACAATATGATGGATTATTTTGAGAACGAGATGAAGCGGCAAGGTGTGATCGTCGCCAGCACGCACTGGTATCCGTCCTGCTCGTTTTTAAAAGACACGGCTGATGCCTTGTTCGAGATCTTGACGAAACGAGGGCCGGGACTGTATCAATTGAACGGCAACCCGAGCCATTCTTTCTATGACATCGCACTCGGTTTAAAAGAGTTGCATGACACGTCGTGGCAAATCGAACGAGCGGACGAACCAAAACGGGATAACCGTATGGTCGATACGAACATCACGATTCAACCGATCACGAAACGGTTAGCGTTGCATACAAAATGA
- a CDS encoding cytochrome P450 — protein sequence MTRPIPKEQGLDHSLAFLREGYLYVPNRRRSFQSNLFETRLLGERTICLGGAEAAALFYDADKFIRQDAAPKRLLKTLFGEDGVQTLDGAAHTHRKKMFMSLMFPGNIERLTKLVSREWERALDAAEGETVLYDTAQEVLMRSVCEWAGVPLGEHEVKQRTDEMRLLFESGTALGPKHIRGRAARTSAEAWVRKMVEEVRTNRLLPNEQTALYEFSWHRDEAGELLPADIVAVEVINILRPTVAVSVYVLFTVLALHQFPEARARLAYGETDSTWFVQEVRRFYPFFPVTAARVKQDFEWDGFAFEQGTLVLLDLYGTNHDPSLWTEPEQFNPDRFKDWTESPFTFIPQGGGDVDFGHRCAGEHVTIAIMRETIDVFLTRYRYEVPPQDLSYSFVDLPSLPKSRLVLKQIERK from the coding sequence ATGACACGACCAATCCCGAAAGAACAAGGGCTCGACCATAGTTTGGCGTTTCTTCGAGAGGGCTATTTATATGTCCCTAATCGCAGGAGAAGCTTCCAATCAAACCTATTCGAAACGCGCTTACTAGGGGAGCGAACCATCTGTCTCGGCGGTGCCGAGGCGGCCGCTTTATTTTATGACGCGGACAAGTTCATTCGGCAAGACGCGGCACCGAAGCGGTTATTGAAAACGTTGTTCGGGGAGGATGGGGTGCAGACGTTGGACGGTGCGGCACACACCCATCGGAAAAAGATGTTCATGTCGCTCATGTTCCCAGGGAATATCGAGCGGCTGACCAAGCTCGTCAGCCGGGAGTGGGAACGGGCGCTCGATGCGGCCGAAGGCGAGACGGTACTCTATGACACGGCGCAAGAAGTCCTCATGCGGTCCGTCTGTGAATGGGCCGGGGTCCCGCTCGGTGAGCATGAAGTGAAACAGCGGACGGACGAGATGCGGTTGCTGTTCGAATCTGGGACGGCGCTCGGACCGAAGCATATTCGAGGACGTGCAGCCCGTACATCGGCTGAGGCTTGGGTTCGGAAGATGGTCGAGGAAGTACGGACGAACCGGTTGCTTCCGAATGAACAGACGGCGCTGTACGAATTTTCATGGCATCGTGATGAGGCAGGCGAGCTGCTTCCGGCTGATATCGTGGCGGTCGAAGTGATCAATATATTACGCCCGACCGTGGCGGTGTCGGTTTACGTCTTGTTCACCGTCCTGGCCTTGCATCAGTTTCCGGAAGCCCGTGCCCGGTTGGCCTACGGTGAGACGGATTCGACATGGTTCGTCCAAGAAGTCCGACGTTTTTATCCGTTCTTCCCGGTGACGGCCGCGCGCGTCAAACAGGATTTTGAATGGGATGGTTTTGCGTTCGAGCAAGGGACGCTCGTCTTGCTCGACTTGTACGGGACGAACCACGACCCTTCCCTGTGGACAGAACCAGAACAATTCAATCCGGATCGGTTCAAAGATTGGACCGAGAGCCCGTTCACGTTCATCCCACAAGGTGGCGGGGATGTGGATTTTGGTCATCGCTGCGCTGGGGAACATGTGACGATTGCGATTATGCGTGAAACGATCGACGTGTTTTTGACACGTTATCGCTACGAAGTGCCGCCCCAAGATCTCAGCTATAGTTTTGTGGACTTGCCGAGTTTGCCGAAAAGTAGGCTCGTCTTGAAACAGATTGAACGCAAATGA